The genomic interval GTTCCAGTGTACTGGCAAAAGAGACCAAATTTTTCTCGCATCCAAATTTGCCGTTACCCCGACAGGGGAGGTGCGCAATGATGCCAAGTATGTGCGTGAAGCGTGCGACCGAAGTCTTCAGGCCCTCGGTGTTGGTCATATAGATCTATACTACTGTCACCGGATGGACGGGGTGACTCCTATCGAGGAAACGGTGCGAGCCATGGCACAACTGAAGGATGAAGGCAAAATCAGGTATCTCGGTTTGTCTGAGTGCTCAGCACAAACATTGCGAAGGGCGTAAGCACCCCCAACTCACTATGGGTCTGATACTTAACCAGCTCCATGGTTTTTTTGCATGAATTGGAACAAAACACATATTGACCCCAGCAGGAACGCTGTCCACCGCATCTCTGCAGTCCAAGTCGAATACAGCCCTTTTAGCCTAGACATCGAAGACCCGGATATCAACCTACTATCCACCTGTCGGAAGCTTGGTGTGGCAATAGTCGCATATTCGCCTTTGGGACGGGGCTTCCTTGGTGGCCAATTGCGATCCCCGAACGATTTGCACCCAGACGATGTCCGACGCGGACTACCTCGGTTTTCTAAGGATAATTTCCCCAAGAATT from Penicillium psychrofluorescens genome assembly, chromosome: 5 carries:
- a CDS encoding uncharacterized protein (ID:PFLUO_007745-T1.cds;~source:funannotate), encoding MYHPRPTDAERLGVLDAVFDKGIRHWDTADCYEDNEALIGRWFQCTGKRDQIFLASKFAVTPTGEVRNDAKYVREACDRSLQALGVGHIDLYYCHRMDGVTPIEETVRAMAQLKDEGKIRNAVHRISAVQVEYSPFSLDIEDPDINLLSTCRKLGVAIVAYSPLGRGFLGGQLRSPNDLHPDDVRRGLPRFSKDNFPKNLELVDFFHKMATRHGVSVSTLVLAWLLHQGEDILPIPGSTNPENICLNAKAVNISLTDDEVAEIRAVVDSASTSGGRYPEGGMALLADTPPLKILST